The Ornithorhynchus anatinus isolate Pmale09 chromosome 1, mOrnAna1.pri.v4, whole genome shotgun sequence genome includes a window with the following:
- the P2RY12 gene encoding P2Y purinoceptor 12 — MRVSHNFTQAPGNGSSICSRDYKITQVLFPVLYTVLFFVGIVMNGLAMRIFFQIPSKSNFIIFLKNTVISDLFMILTFPFKILSDAKLGPGPLRTFVCQVTSVIFYFTMYISISFLGLITIDRYQKTTRPFKAAGLNNLLGTKILSVVIWAFMFLLSLPNMILTNNKPLRANVKKCSFLKSEFGLVWHEIVNYVCQVIFWINLVIIIVCYVLITKELYRSYVRTRGVGKVPRKTVNMKVFIVIAVFFTCFVPFHFARIPYTLSQTRDDVFDCSAENTLFYIKESTLWLTSLNACLDPFIYFFLCKSFRNSLKAMLKRPNDLTFSHEEMKNKRQESSTPSEETPI; from the coding sequence atgagggtgaGCCATAACTTCACCCAAGCCCCAGGAAATGGCAGCAGTATCTGCAGCAGAGATTACAAAATCACTCAAGTTCTCTTCCCTGTGCTCTACACCGTTCTGTTTTTCGTAGGCATCGTCATGAACGGCCTCGCCATGCGGATTTTCTTTCAAATCCCCAGTAAGTCTAACTTTATCATTTTCCTCAAGAACACGGTCATTTCAGACCTCTTCATGATCCTGACCTTCCCCTTCAAAATCCTGAGTGATGCCAAACTGGGCCCAGGGCCCCTGAGAACgtttgtctgccaggtgacctctgTGATATTTTACTTCACGATGTACATCAGCATTTCATTCCTCGGTTTGATCACCATTGATCGTTACCAGAAAACCACCAGACCGTTCAAAGCTGCAGGCCTCAACAACCTCCTGGGGACCAAGATTCTCTCTGTCGTCATCTGGGCATTCatgtttcttctctccctgccgAACATGATTCTGACCAACAATAAGCCACTCCGGGCGAACGTGAAGAAATGTTCCTTCCTCAAGTCGGAGTTCGGGTTAGTGTGGCATGAAATCGTCAATTATGTCTGCCAGGTCATCTTCTGGATCAATCTGGTCATCATAATTGTCTGTTATGTTCTCATCACGAAAGAGCTGTACAGGTCGTACGTCAGGACCAGGGGGGTGGGGAAAGTGCCCAGGAAAACTGTCAACATGAAAGTGTTCATTGTGATTGCCGTGTTCTTCACTTGCTTTGTGCCGTTTCATTTTGCCCGAATTCCCTACACCCTCAGCCAAACCAGAGATGATGTTTTTGACTGCTCTGCTGAGAATACCTTATTTTATATTAAAGAGAGCACTTTATGGCTCACGTCCTTAAATGCCTGTTTAGACCCATTCATATATTTTTTCCTTTGCAAGTCCTTTAGAAATTCCTTGAAGGCTATGCTGAAGCGCCCAAATGATTTGACATTTTCCCATGAGGAGATGAAGAATAAAAGACAAGAGAGCAGCACCCCGAGTGAAGAGACTCCTATATAG